In Quercus robur chromosome 11, dhQueRobu3.1, whole genome shotgun sequence, the following proteins share a genomic window:
- the LOC126706864 gene encoding trimethyltridecatetraene synthase-like: MSSNSYQEMESFSSWALIVMASLAALAFLSKLLPFKSHQLKFPPGPKPWPIIGNLNLVGSHPPKSLHKLAQKYGPIMQLKLGSFPVVVASSAEMAKEFLKTHDHVFASRPKSAVGKYLSYNYHNITWAPAGPYWRQGRKIYVSELFNSKRLDSYQYIRVEEMRAFMSRLCTLSGTGKPLKLKDHLFVHTLNIISRVVFGKSCVSSSESKNETSIVTHEELLEMLDELFFLNGVFNIGDWIPWLDFLDLQRYVMRMKALGNKFDKFLDHVFHEHNAKKEGANDFVPKEMAKLLVQLADDPNADTKLSHDSIKAFIQDLIAGGTDSTITTLEWAMSELLKQPHLIKKATEELDKVIGRDRWVEEIDIPQLPYIEAIVKETMRKHPVAGLLAPHLAVQDCDVAGYKIQKGTRVFINTWSIGRDLSIWDAPEEFYPERFLGKAIDVKGQSFELLPFGSGRRMCPGYNFGLKVISSTLANMLHGFNWKLPENMKNEDLSMDEVYGFATSRKFPLVAMMEPRLPLHLY, encoded by the exons ATGTCCTCTAATTCCTACCAAGAAATGgagtctttttcttcttgggcTCTTATAGTAATGGCATCACTAGCAGCCTTAGCCTTTCTCTCAAAATTATTACCCTTCAAATCCCACCAGCTAAAATTTCCACCAGGTCCCAAACCTTGGCCAATCATAGGCAATCTGAATCTTGTGGGCTCTCATCCTCCCAAATCGCTTCATAAATTGGCCCAAAAATATGGACCAATTATGCAGCTCAAGCTTGGTTCCTTCCCTGTTGTTGTTGCCTCATCTGCCGAAATGGCAAAGGAATTCCTAAAAACACATGACCATGTCTTTGCCTCTAGACCCAAATCTGCCGTTGGCAAGTATTTATCTTATAACTATCACAATATCACTTGGGCCCCAGCGGGACCATATTGGCGCCAAGGCCGTAAGATTTATGTTTCCGAGTTGTTTAACTCAAAACGACTCGACTCCTATCAATACATTCGTGTTGAAGAAATGCGTGCATTTATGTCACGCCTTTGCACCTTGTCAGGGACAGGGAAGCCACTTAAGCTAAAAGACCATCTCTTTGTTCATACCCTAAACATTATAAGCAGAGTTGTATTTGGTAAAAGCTGTGTTAGTAGCAGTGAGTCCAAAAATGAGACCTCAATAGTGACACATGAAGAGTTACTAGAAATGTTAGACGAGTTGTTTTTCCTAAATGGGGTGTTTAATATAGGGGACTGGATACCATGGCTTGATTTCCTAGACTTGCAGAGGTATGTGATGCGAATGAAGGCTTTAGGTAACAAATTTGATAAATTCCTTGACCATGTCTTTCATGAACACAACGCAAAGAAGGAGGGAGCGAATGATTTTGTGCCAAAGGAGATGGCGAAATTATTAGTGCAGCTCGCTGATGATCCTAATGCTGATACTAAGCTCTCCCATGACAGTATCAAGGCGTTCATTCag GACCTAATCGCAGGAGGCACAGATTCAACCATAACGACTCTGGAATGGGCAATGTCCGAACTCTTAAAGCAACCACATCTCATCAAAAAGGCAACAGAAGAGCTCGATAAAGTAATAGGGAGAGACAGATGGGTGGAAGAGATTGACATTCCACAACTTCCTTATATTGAAGCAATTGTCAAGGAGACAATGAGAAAGCACCCTGTGGCTGGATTGCTTGCACCACATTTAGCTGTGCAAGATTGTGATGTAGCTGGTTACAAAATCCAGAAAGGAACTAGAGTCTTCATAAACACATGGAGTATAGGGAGAGACTTATCAATATGGGATGCACCAGAAGAGTTCTACCCAGAGAGGTTTTTGGGTAAGGCTATTGATGTGAAGGGCCAAAGTTTTGAGCTATTACCATTTGGTTCTGGGAGGAGAATGTGTCCTGGCTATAACTTTGGACTCAAGGTGATTAGCTCTACCTTGGCTAATATGTTACATGGATTTAATTGGAAACTAccagaaaatatgaaaaatgaagATTTAAGCATGGATGAAGTTTATGGATTTGCAACATCACGCAAATTCCCACTTGTTGCAATGATGGAACCTCGACTCCCTCTTCATCTTTATTAG
- the LOC126707015 gene encoding uncharacterized protein LOC126707015: protein MASVEGSDHSNPTHTQSTRPISNSNAQTNSPNPFLLSASENLGNILVTQPLLGMKNYQSWSRAMVLALTAKKKIGFVNGKIEKPTVDSPLYEDWESCNTMVLSWLINLMHFDVSSGIIYCKTAREMWLELQRVFSQGNGPKIYNLQQEISQITQSQLSMTEYYSKFKKLWINYFIMNLC, encoded by the coding sequence ATGGCTTCTGTTGAAGGAAGTGATCACTCTAATCCAACGCACACTCAATCCACGCGACCAATCTCCAATTCCAATGCACAGACCAATTCGCCCAATCCTTTTCTGCTAAGTGCAAGTGAGAATCTAGGTAATATCTTAGTCACTCAGCCATTGTTGGGAATGAAGAACTATCAATCTTGGTCTAGGGCTATGGTTCTAGCACTCACTGCCAAGAAGAAGATAGGCTTCGTGAATGGAAAGATTGAGAAACCTACAGTTGATTCTCCATTGTATGAAGATTGGGAAAGTTGTAACACAATGGTGCTTTCTTGGTTGATTAATTTGATGCATTTTGATGTGTCAAGTGGTATTATATATTGTAAGACTGCGAGGGAGATGTGGCTTGAGTTGCAGCGTGTGTTTTCTCAGGGAAATGGACCAAAAATTTATAACCTTCAACAAGAAATCTCTCAGATAACTCAGAGTCAATTATCAATGACTGAATATTACTCTAAGTTCAAGAAGCTTTGGATCAACTACTTCATCATGAACCTTTGCTAA